The following proteins are encoded in a genomic region of Glycine soja cultivar W05 chromosome 17, ASM419377v2, whole genome shotgun sequence:
- the LOC114393835 gene encoding casein kinase II subunit alpha-4, chloroplastic → MAQKIGKSTRRPGASSKARVYADVNVVRPKEYWDYESLNVQWGEQDDYEVVRKVGRGKYSEVFEGVHCTDGEKCVIKILKPVKKKKIKREIKILQNLCGGPNVVKLLDIVRDQQSKTPSLIFEYVNNTDFKVLYPTLSDYDIRYYIFELLKALDYCHSQGIMHRDVKPHNVMIDHEQRKLRLIDWGLAEFYHPGKEYNVRVASRYFKGPELLVDLQDYDYSLDLWSLGCMFAGMIFRKEPFFYGHDNYDQLVKIAKVLGTDELSVYLDKYRIELDPHLAALIGRHSRKPWAKFINVENHHLAVPEAVDFVDKLLRYDHQERPTAKEAMAHPYFNPVRNAESSRTRAH, encoded by the exons ATGGCCCAGAAAATCGGAAAGTCCACGCGCCGCCCCGGTGCCTCCTCCAAGGCCCGCGTCTATGCCGATGTCAACGTCGTTCGCCCCAAGGAATATTGGGACTACGAGTCCCTCAACGTCCAGTGGGG ggaGCAAGATGATTATGAGGTGGTGAGAAAGGTGGGTAGGGGGAAATACAGTGAGGTGTTCGAAGGTGTTCACTGCACCGACGGTGAGAAATGTGTCATTAAGATCCTGAAACccgtgaagaagaagaag ATCAAGAGGGAAATCAAAATATTACAGAATCTTTGTGGAGGGCCTAATGTTGTAAAGTTGCTTGACATTGTTAGAGACCAGCAATCGAAGACCCCAAGTCTTATATTTGAATATGTCAATAACACTGATTTTAAAGTGCTCTATCCTACATTGTCAGACTACGACATAcgatattatatttttgaacTTCTGAAG GCACTGGATTATTGCCATTCACAAGGAATCATGCATCGTGATGTGAAACCACATAATGTAATGATTGATCATGAGCAGCGTAAGCTTCGCCTTATAGATTGGGGGCTTGCAGAGTTCTATCATCCTGGGAAAGAATATAATGTTCGTGTGGCATCAAG ATATTTCAAAGGTCCCGAGCTTCTTGTTGATCTTCAAGACTATGATTACTCTCTAGATTTATGGAGTCTTGGTTGTATGTTTGCTGGGATG ATATTCCGTAAGGAGCCATTCTTTTATGGACATGATAACTATGATCAACTGGTCAAAATAGCTAAG GTACTTGGGACAGATGAATTAAGTGTATATTTAGATAAGTATCGAATAGAGTTGGACCCTCATCTTGCAGCACTTATCGGGAG GCATAGCCGCAAGCCATGGGCGAAGTTCATTAATGTAGAAAATCATCACTTGGCTGTTCCTGAG gcCGTTGACTTTGTTGACAAGTTATTACGCTATGATCACCAAGAACGTCCTACTGCAAAAGAAGCCATG GCCCATCCATACTTCAATCCAGTTAGAAATGCAGAAAGTAGTAGAACTCGAGCACATTGA